The proteins below come from a single Arthrobacter crystallopoietes genomic window:
- a CDS encoding TadE/TadG family type IV pilus assembly protein, whose product MRESSERGAVAIEFAILLPILLFLFLGIIEFGRAYNAQITLSQGARESVRVMAIADDNVAARSAATRSSGLLDPTLMTIDITAQDPRDPSGTVIVDDCRPEHDVTVQIEYDLASITGFFNAYKIRGIGTMRCGG is encoded by the coding sequence ATGCGCGAGTCATCCGAGCGCGGGGCTGTGGCAATCGAATTTGCAATCCTACTTCCGATTCTCTTATTCCTTTTCTTAGGAATTATCGAATTCGGGCGCGCATACAACGCCCAAATTACACTGTCACAAGGTGCTCGAGAAAGTGTCCGGGTCATGGCTATAGCTGACGACAATGTAGCTGCCCGCAGCGCCGCAACGCGCTCGTCAGGGTTGCTTGACCCCACACTAATGACGATTGACATTACGGCACAAGATCCAAGAGACCCGTCAGGAACAGTGATCGTTGATGATTGTAGGCCTGAACATGATGTCACTGTCCAGATTGAATACGATCTCGCTTCCATAACAGGATTTTTCAATGCTTATAAGATAAGAGGCATCGGAACGATGAGATGCGGCGGGTAG
- a CDS encoding Flp family type IVb pilin — MLGLYMNARNFVSTRLSREEKGATAVEYGIMVALIAVVIIVAVNLIGGSLSDAFDGVACELDKTGATAAGKTC, encoded by the coding sequence ATGCTCGGACTTTACATGAACGCGCGCAATTTCGTTTCCACCCGTCTTTCCCGCGAGGAAAAAGGAGCTACAGCCGTCGAATACGGCATCATGGTCGCACTCATCGCCGTGGTCATTATTGTCGCGGTTAACCTCATCGGTGGTTCCCTAAGCGATGCTTTCGACGGTGTCGCATGCGAACTCGACAAAACCGGCGCTACCGCTGCAGGCAAGACCTGCTAG
- a CDS encoding Tad domain-containing protein produces the protein MRRVGEASESQRGAVGVVVALLLVALLGFAALALDIGRIYAEKAQLQNGADAAALGVAQICAANSADTRCETMSSVGKMLTSANANDGLSELQELVVEKSVGSVTVRTDAHEPGHEPNSITMLFAPVFGIEFISVNASAVARWGGPSAGSAPFSIAFSQCEIDSGPSDDGSLQFLRAHGVGSNDKACTSTSSGQELPGGFGWLVQEPKLSCSVSITLSSPLETGDPGSNFKTGCEAVLEYWKKQLEKGEPVIAFFPVFDKIVNGQYRIEAFAAFDVRGWNFYNGTGKFALSEAQPYMPSSGYSETGFIGKFVEYVAIDDSMEFGGSTKYGAKIVSLTE, from the coding sequence ATGCGGCGGGTAGGTGAGGCATCCGAGTCTCAGCGGGGCGCTGTCGGAGTCGTGGTAGCACTTTTGTTAGTAGCTCTGCTCGGCTTCGCAGCGCTCGCTTTGGATATCGGACGAATTTATGCCGAGAAGGCACAGTTGCAGAACGGAGCTGATGCCGCCGCACTTGGCGTAGCTCAAATATGCGCAGCAAATTCGGCGGATACAAGATGTGAGACTATGTCCAGCGTCGGCAAAATGCTCACAAGTGCGAATGCGAATGACGGTCTCAGTGAACTTCAAGAGCTCGTCGTCGAAAAATCAGTTGGGTCAGTCACGGTTAGAACTGACGCTCATGAGCCAGGCCATGAACCAAACAGCATTACGATGCTGTTCGCACCTGTATTCGGGATCGAGTTCATTTCGGTGAATGCCTCTGCCGTGGCGCGTTGGGGAGGGCCTTCCGCAGGTTCGGCCCCTTTCTCAATCGCCTTCTCTCAATGCGAGATCGATTCAGGACCGTCCGATGACGGTTCTTTGCAGTTCCTACGAGCCCATGGTGTTGGTTCCAATGACAAGGCCTGTACATCGACATCTTCTGGTCAAGAACTTCCTGGCGGCTTCGGCTGGTTAGTTCAAGAACCAAAACTCTCTTGCAGTGTCAGCATCACGCTGTCAAGCCCACTAGAAACCGGAGATCCCGGCAGCAACTTCAAAACCGGTTGTGAGGCTGTTCTTGAATATTGGAAGAAGCAACTCGAAAAGGGCGAACCAGTTATAGCGTTCTTCCCCGTATTCGACAAGATCGTCAACGGGCAGTATCGAATCGAGGCATTTGCCGCCTTTGATGTTCGGGGCTGGAATTTCTACAACGGCACCGGCAAGTTCGCCCTTTCTGAAGCTCAGCCCTACATGCCGTCTTCTGGTTACAGCGAGACTGGGTTTATCGGAAAGTTCGTCGAATATGTCGCAATCGATGACAGCATGGAATTTGGCGGTAGTACAAAATACGGCGCCAAAATCGTATCGCTCACTGAGTGA